GCAACAGTTGCAGCAGGGAGGTGCCGGGGCGACTGTGCCACAGGTCAGCCCCCTGGGCTTTCGGGCTGCGGGCCAAGCGGCGCAGGGCGTCGTGCAGCAGGTAGGCCAGCAGGCGCAGTGGGGCGCCGCTGTCCAGCACGCCCGGCGCTTCGTCGTCGTAGCCGCGCCGCAGGTCCGGGGCGGCCAGCGGGCCGCCGTACGTCAGGTCCAGCACCGGGTCGCCCCAGCCGGCGTCGCCCCAGTCAATCAGGGCCGTCAGGGCGCCGCCCCCGGTCACCATCAGGTTGCCGGGATGCAGGTCGTTGTGCAGAAACACTGGGCGGGCCAGTGGCGGATGGTCGGCCAGCAGGCGCGCCGTGAGGGCGGCGGCCCACTCGGCATCGTCGGTCCCCAATCGGGCCGTCTCTGTCACCTGCGCCTGAACACGCGCCACGTCGGGCGGGTGAATGGCTTCCAGGCGGCCCAGCGGATCGGGCACGGTGCGCACCGCCGCGTGCAGCCGGGCCAGTTCGCGCCCCGCTTCCTGCCACGCGCGGCGCAGGCGGGGGTCGCCGGGGCGCCAGCCCAGGGTGTCCAGACTGCGGCCCGGGGCCAGGGCGTACAGCGTCACCGGGGCGGCCACGATGTCCCGGTCCTCGTCAAAGCGCAGCAGTTCGGGCGTGCGGATACCGGCCCGGAAGGCGGCGGGCGCGGCCACGCTCTCGGTCAGGGTGTCCTCGTCGTCGCCGGGCAGGGGCACGCGCAGCACGGCCGGCTGGCCCCGCCAGACTGTCTGGTACACCCGGTTCACGATCCCCGCGCTGGGCAGCCGGCGCAGCGGACCCTGCAGGCCGTATTTCTGAATGAAAGCCTGCTGTTCGGCAGCAGAAAGGTCCGGTAAGGCAGCCACCCCTGCATTCTTGGCGCCGGGCCCGATCCCCGCCATGCGCCAACTGGCCGAGCCGGCCCCGAAGCAGCCTGCCCCAAAGCAGTTGACCAATGATATAAATTTTCAATCTCAAGCAATGAATTGGAACTTTTTTACATCATTTGGCCGCTGACTTGTGGTTCAGTGGAGGCGTCAGGAGGACACTATGAATTCCGTTTTGCTGAGACTGACGCTGGTGCTCGGATTAACCGCTTGTGGCGCGCAGGTGCCGCAGCCTGTGGCGCAGGCGGGGAGCGCCCTGCAGCCGCAGGCGACCGCGCTGAACTTCAGCGGGTTCACCTGGACCGTGAAGGACGGCCAGGGCATGGGCCCGGGGCCGAACAACTGGTCAAGCCGCAACGTCTGGCTGGACCCCGCCGGCGACCTGCACCTCGCCATTCGCCGAGATGGCGGCGCGTGGACCAACGCCGAACTGAATACCAGTCGCCGCCTGGGCTACGGCACCTACGAGTGGCGGGTGATCGGCCGCGTGGACCAGCTGGACCAGAACGTGGTGCTGGGCCTGTTCCAGTACCCCACCCCGGACACCGTGCCCGCCGGGCAGGACCCGGACGGCCTCTTTGAGATTGATGTCGAACTGGCCCGCTGGGGGCAGGCCGGCGCGCTCCCGCTGAACTACACCACCTACCCCAGCCTGCGCGGCCAGCCCGCGACCTCGCGTGTGCTGCCGCTGCAGCTGCAGGGGACTTACACCACCCACCGCTACACCCGCCTGCGCGACCGGGTGATTCACGAAACCTTTGGCGGGCACACCACTGCGCTCTCCAACCGCATTGGCTGCAACGAATTCGTGTGGCCCGCCACCTACAACCCCAGCACCGGGCGCTGGACCAACCCCCGCATTGCCCAGATCGAG
This region of Deinococcus multiflagellatus genomic DNA includes:
- a CDS encoding phosphotransferase family protein, with the protein product MAALPDLSAAEQQAFIQKYGLQGPLRRLPSAGIVNRVYQTVWRGQPAVLRVPLPGDDEDTLTESVAAPAAFRAGIRTPELLRFDEDRDIVAAPVTLYALAPGRSLDTLGWRPGDPRLRRAWQEAGRELARLHAAVRTVPDPLGRLEAIHPPDVARVQAQVTETARLGTDDAEWAAALTARLLADHPPLARPVFLHNDLHPGNLMVTGGGALTALIDWGDAGWGDPVLDLTYGGPLAAPDLRRGYDDEAPGVLDSGAPLRLLAYLLHDALRRLARSPKAQGADLWHSRPGTSLLQLLRVSSQVPEWAAVLSG
- a CDS encoding glycoside hydrolase family 16 protein; this encodes MNSVLLRLTLVLGLTACGAQVPQPVAQAGSALQPQATALNFSGFTWTVKDGQGMGPGPNNWSSRNVWLDPAGDLHLAIRRDGGAWTNAELNTSRRLGYGTYEWRVIGRVDQLDQNVVLGLFQYPTPDTVPAGQDPDGLFEIDVELARWGQAGALPLNYTTYPSLRGQPATSRVLPLQLQGTYTTHRYTRLRDRVIHETFGGHTTALSNRIGCNEFVWPATYNPSTGRWTNPRIAQIEMPVHMNLWLFRGMAPVNGQDTEVVVRRFQYTPSDGSVNAGTPRC